The nucleotide window GCCTGGTAAAGCGCCTTGTCGGCGCGATCGATCAGGTTGGTCAGCTCGTCGTCCGCCTGCATCTGCGCCAGCCCAATGGACACGGTGACGCCCGGCAGAGCGCCGATGGCGGTATCGAAGGTGCTCACCTGTTCGATGCTGCGCAACAGCCGCTCACCGATCAGCCGGGCCTCGGCCGTGTCCAGCTCCGGCAGCAGGATGACGAACTCCTCGCCGCCGAAGCGGATCAGGCTGTCCTTGGGCCGCAGCTGGCCGCCCAGCGTGCGGGCGACCATCAGCAGCGCGTGGTCGCCGGCCAGGTGGCCGTATTTGTCGTTATAGGCCTTGAAGTGATCGACATCGAGCATTAGCAGACACAGCGGCAGCTGGCTGAATGCACAGCGTGCGCGCTCGCGTTCGAAGATGTGCTCCAGCCAGCGCCGGTTGAAAACGCCGGTGAGCATGTCGACGTTGGCGTTGTGCTCGCTGTCGATGATCAGCCGGTCGCTCAGGCGAACGCGCTCGCAGAGCAGACCGACGAGATTGCGCATGAGCCGGGGCGAGGTTGTCAGGCAGACGAAGTCCCGGTTGTGCAGGCGCAGCAGCCGGCTCGGCTGGCTGGCGACGACATAGGTAGGCGGCGGAAGCCGGTCGATGAAGCTCACTTCGCCGGCGCACTCACAGGGCTCGATCAACCGCAGCGCAGGACTGTCCAGCGTGTCGAGGTGGACCGTCAGTTGGCCCTCGAGCAGCAGATAGAGGAAGCGGTTGACGCTGCGCGGCGACAGCAGCACCTCGTCGACCGCCATTTCGCACAGCTCGAACCGATCGGCGAGCATGCGCAGATGGCCGATGTCGACGTGCTGCATCAGGCGCATCTGGCTCAGTTGCAGCAGGTCAACCGGTTGTTGGAGCAGCTTCATCGCCGCGGGCCCGTATCGCGGCGACACTCTCTGGCGGTACTCATCGCGCCCCCTCCCACGCGCCGCGAACTGGCGGACGTGCGTCACGCGCAACGACTCCGAAGCATTCGGCCTTGCGACAAGCGTAGCTCCGTAACGTCGGCCGCGCCGCTTCGCTTTGCCGGACGAATTTTCAGGCCAGGCGTTCGGCCAGCCACTCGCCGATGTCGCGGATTTCCTGCGGCAGTACCTCGTGGCCCATGGGGTAGTCCCGCCAGGACGCCGCGACGCCCGCGGCCTGCAGGCATTCATAGGCCGCGCGCCCCATCGGCAGCGGCACCACGTCGTCACGGCTGCCATGCAGGCAGAGCACCGGCTGGCGGCGCGCCGTTTCGGCGAGCTGGAGGTTTTCGCTGAACGTCGGGGCGTAGGTGGACAGCGCGATGACACCGCCCAGCGTGCCCGGCCAGCGCAGGTAGGCGGTATGCAGCACGACCGCTCCGCCCTGGGAGAAGCCGGCGAGGAAGATGCGCGCCGGATCGATACCACTGTCGCGCTGCGCCTCGATCAGGCGGATGACCAGCTCGGTGGATTCCTCCAGTTCGTCGCGGTTGATCGCGCGTGCCGGGCTCAGCGCCTGGATGTCGTACCAGCTGGGCATCTGCCAGCCGCCATTGATGGTGACCGGGCGGGTTGGCGCCTGTGGCAGCACAAAGCGGGTGCTGAGCAGACGCTGCTGCAGGGCTTCGGCGACCGGCTGGAAATCATAGCGGTCGGCGCCCAGACCGTGCAGCCAGATGACGCAGGCATCGGCCTGCCGGGTTGGTTCGATGATCAGGGGTTCGCTCATGGGATGGCTCCGGCGGCTGAAGGCGGCATCGCCCTATCTTGGGGCGCGGGCGAATCGCCCGTGGTGAAAGTCGTGCGAGGTTACCCGGTTGTGCGGCGCCGGTGCACCCGTGGCACCGCGCAGCCTGGCGTTGTGGACGCTGGTACGCCGCTTGCAATCGCCTGCATTGTCGCCGCCAGCGTGCCGGGCGCCTTCGCTGGCGGCGAGATCAGGGCAGATCGACGACATTGCCGATCACTCAGCTGCGACTAGACTCAGGTCTGGCTCTGCCGTTACGCGCTCGCGCGACGGCAGACGGCCCCGACCCGAGAATAAGAAAGCAAACTGGAGGTTTCGATGATGAGGGTGAAATCCACACTGGCCGTGCTGAGTGCTGCGACGCTGTTCGCCATCAGCGGGGCGGCGCATGCCGGGGCGACCCTGGATGCCGTGAAGAAGAAGGGCTTCGTACAATGTGGTATCAGCGACGGACTGCCGGGGTTCTCCTTCGCCGACGCCAAGGGTCAGTACAAGGGAATCGACGTGGATGTCTGCCGCGCGGTGGCTGCGGCGGTGTTCGGCGACGCCGGCAAGGTCAAGTTCAGCCCGTTGACGGCCAAGGAGCGCTTCACCGCGTTGCAGTCCGGCGAGATCGACATGCTGTCGCGCAATACCACCTGGACCAGCTCGCGGGATTCGGCAATGGGGCTGAATTTCACCGGGGTGACCTATTACGACGGCCAGGGCTTTCTGGTGAACAAGGAACTCGGGGTCAGCAGCGCCAAGGAGCTGGATGGTGCCACCGTCTGCATTCAGGCCGGTACCACCACTGAACTCAATCTCTCCGACTACTTCCGCTCCAACGGCCTCAAGTACACCCCCATCACCTACGACACCTCCGACGAAAGCGCCAAGTCGCTGGAGTCCGGGCGCTGCGACGTGCTGACCTCCGACCAGTCGCAGCTCTATGCGCAGCGCATCAAGCTGGCCAATCCCGATCATTATGTCGTGCTGCCCGAGGTGATTTCCAAGGAGCCGCTCGGCCCGGCCGTGCGCCAGGGCGACGAGGAATGGTTCGATATCGTGCGCTGGACGCTGTTCGCCTTGCTCAACGCCGAAGAGCTGGGCGTGACCTCGGCGAACGTGGAGAAGACCGCCAAGGAAACCAAGAACCCGGACGTGGCGCGCCTGCTCGGTGGTGAGGGCGAGTACGGCAAGGACCTCAAGCTGCCGGCGGACTGGGCGGTGCAGATCGTCAAGCAGGTGGGCAACTATGGCGAGATCTTCGAGCGCAACGTCGGCGCCGGCAGCGAGCTGAAGATCGAGCGCGGCCTCAATGCCCTGTGGAATAAGGGCGGATTGCAGTACGCACCACCGGTGCGTTGAGGTATCCGGGGCCGTCAGCCAGCGCTGCCGGCCCGTTTCCAGGGAACGGCACTGACGGCGCGCGCGGCGTTCCGGCGGTGCCGCACGAGGGTTTTCGATGCGCAGCACTGAATCAAGGCTGGTGCGACGCTCGCCGCTGACCGATCCACGTGTGCGTGCCTGGGTGTTCCAGGTGCTGGCGGTGGCCGTGGTGGTGGCGTTCGGCTGGTTCCTGTTCATCAACACGCAGGCCAATCTGGCCCATCGCGGTATCACCTCCGGTTTCGGCTTTCTCGATAATGCCGCCGGCTTCGGCATTTCCCAGCACCTGATCGACTACAGCGAAAGCGACTCCTATGGCCGGGTATTCTGGGTCGGGTTGCTCAATACGCTGCTGGTGAGTGTCATCGGCATCATTCTCGCGACGCTCATCGGTTTTGCGCTCGGCGTGGCAAGGCTGTCGTCGAACTGGCTGATTCGCCAGCTGGCGACGCTGTATATCGAAACGTTCCGCAACATCCCGCCGCTGCTGCAGATCTTCTTCGTCTATTTCGCGGTGATCGGTCCGCTGCCCGGCCCGCGCGACAGCCTGAGCCTGGGGGGCGTGATCTTTCTCAACAACCGCGGCGTGCAGCTGCCGGCGCCCAGTGCCGCGGAAGGTTTCTGGCCATTCTGGCTGGCGCTACTGGTGGCGGTGCTGGCCGTCGTGGTGCTCGCGCGCTGGGCGCGTGCGCGTCGGCATGCGACCGGGCAACCGTTTCCGTTGCTCTGGTCCAGCCTGGGGTTGCTGGTGGCGATTCCGACCTTGAGTGTGCTGCTGTGGGGCGCGCCGTTCGACTGGGAGGTGCCGCAGCTGCAGCGCTTCAATATCCGCGGCGGCTGGATCGTGATTCCCGAACTGGTGTCGATTGTGCTGGCGCTGGCGGTCTACACGGCGGCGTTCATCGGCGAAACCGTGCGTGCCGGCATCCAGGCGGTCAGCCACGGACAGAGCGAGGCGGCTGCATCGCTGGGGCTGCGCACTGGGCAGACGCTGCGGCTGGTGATCATCCCGCAGGCGCTGCGGGTGATCGTCCCGCCGCTGACCAGTCAGTACCTCAACCTGGCGAAGAACTCCTCGCTGGCGGCGGCCATCGGCTACCCGGATATGGTCTCGCTGTTCGCCGGTACGGTGCTCAACCAGACCGGCCAGGCGATCGAGACGATGGCGATCACCATGAGCGTGTACCTGGCCATCAGCATCAGCATTTCCCTGTTGATGAACTGGTACAACCGGCGCATCGCGTTGATCGAACGGTGAGGACCAGGCCATGACGACTCATCGTTTCAAACCTGACCTGCCACCGCCATCGAGCAACCTGGGCGCCATCGGCTGGCTGCGGGCGAACCTGTTCTCCGGTGTCGGCAATACGCTGCTGACTCTGCTGGGGCTGTATGTAGTCTGGCTGGTGATTCCGCCGCTGCTGGACTGGGCGGTCTTCAGCGCCGATTGGACGGGCGAAACCCGCGCCGACTGCACGCGCGAAGGTGCGTGCTGGGTCTTCGTGCAGACGCGCTTCAGCCAGTTCATGTACGGCTTCTATCCGGCGGAGCTGCGCTGGCGGGTCGACCTCAGCGTGTGGCTGGCGATCCTCGGGGCGACGCCGTTCTTCCTGCGCCAGATGCCGCACAAGGTGCGCTACGGGTTTGCCTATCTGCTGATCTACCCAGTGCTGGCGTACTGGCTGCTGCATGGCGGCTTCCTCGGCCTGCAGACGGTGCCGACCAGTCAGTGGGGCGGCCTGATGCTGACCATCGTCATCGCTGCCGTGGGCATCGCCGGCGCGCTGCCCATGGGCATTCTGCTGGCGTTGGGGCGGCGTTCCGACATGCCGGCGATCCGCGTGTTGTGCGTGACGTTCATCGAGTTCTGGCGCGGCGTGCCGCTGATCACCGTGCTGTTCATGTCGTCGGTGATGTTGCCGCTGTTCCTGCCCGAGGGCATGAATCTGGACAAGCTGATGCGCGCCATGCTGATGGTGATCTTCTTCGAGGCGGCCTATATCGCCGAGGTGGTGCGCGGCGGCCTGCAGGCGATTCCGAGGGGGCAGTACGAGGCCGCCGCGGCAATGGGGTTGGGCTACTGGCGCAGCATGCTGCTGGTGATCCTGCCGCAGGCGCTGAAGCTGGTGATTCCCGGCATCGTGAACACCTTCATCGCGCTATTCAAGGACACCAGCCTGGTGATCATCATCGGCCTGTTCGACTTCCTCAACAGCATCAAACGCGCCACGGCGGACCCGGCCTGGCTGGGCATGTCCACCGAAGGCTACGTATTCGCCGCGCTGGTGTACTGGCTGTTCTGCTTCGGCATGTCGCGCTATTCGATGCACCTGGAGCGCAAGCTCGATACCGGTCACAGGAACTAGGAGAGGGTTATGAGCGATACCGTGGCACGACCGGAGCAGGCGAGCGAGCCGGTCATCCAGATGCAGGGCGTGCACAAGTGGTACGGCCAGTTCCATGTGCTCAAGGACATCAACCTGAGCGTGCGCCAGGGCGAGCGCATCGTGCTCTGTGGGCCCTCCGGCTCGGGCAAGTCGACCACCATTCGCTGCCTGAACCGGCTGGAAGAACACCAGCAGGGACGCATCGTCATCAACGGCGTCGAGCTGACCAGCGATCTCAAGCAGATCGAGGCGATTCGCAGCGAAGTTGGCATGGTGTTCCAGCATTTCAACCTGTTCCCGCACCTGACGGTGTTGCAGAACTGCACGCTGGCACCGATGTGGGTGCGCAAGCTGCCGCGCCGACAGGCCGAGGAAATCGCCATGCATTATCTGGAGCGGGTGCGCATTCCGGAACAGGCCGGCAAATATCCCGGCCAGCTCTCCGGCGGCCAGCAGCAGCGCGTGGCGATCGCCCGGGCGCTGTGCATGAAGCCCAAGATCATGTTGTTCGACGAGCCGACCTCGGCGCTCGATCCGGAAATGGTCAAGGAAGTGCTGGATACCATGATCGCCCTCGCCGAGAGCGGCATGACCATGCTCTGCGTCACCCACGAGATGGGCTTTGCCCGCACCGTGGCCGACCGGGTGATCTTCATGGACCGCGGCGAGATCGTCGAACAGGCCGAGCCGGAGGTGTTCTTCAGCAATCCGGTCAACGACCGGACCAAGCTGTTCCTCAGCCAGATCCTGCATTGAGCGAGGGCTGGGCGGAATACTGCTGCGCGGCGTCGCCCGGCCTTCGGTTGACGCCGGTCATGGGGTTGCGTTTGCGCCTGGCATGTAATCGTTGCCCATCGTCGCAGTTCGGGAAGCGGGTCATGTCCAAGCGCAGAAAAAGTGGTGTCATGCGGTCGCTGCAGGGCCTGGTCGCCGGACTGCTGGCGAGCCTGCTGGCCACCGCCGCGCAGGGGCGGGAGTCGTGGCGCGAGCAAGACATCCGCGCGTCCCGCCAAGTGCTGCGCGAGGCCACGATGGCGCAGGCGCCGGTCTACCAGGCCGATCCGCTGGGGCTGATGCTGGTGGTCGAGACTGGCGATTCTCACATCACGATCCTCGATGGCGACAAGTTCGATCCCTTGCATCGCTTTGCCACCCGGGCGCAGCTGCATGGCAGTCCGACATTCACCCGCGACGGTCGCTACGCATTCTTTGTGTCCCGCGATGGCTGGGTGACCAAGTATGACCTGTGGACGCTGGAAGTCGTGGCCGAGGTGCGCGCGGGGCTGGACACCCGCAACATTGCCGTCGACCCGACGGGCGAGCACGTCGCCGTGGCCAACTACCAGCCCCATACCCTGGTGCTGCTGGATGGCGACCTGAACCTGCTCAAATCGATGTCGGCGCTCGACCAGAAGACGCAGCGCAGCTCCCGGGTGTCGGCGGTCTACAGCGTGCCGTCGCGACGGTCGTTCGTCGTGGCGATGAAGGACATCGCCGAGTTGTGGGAGGTCAGCTATGACCCGCAGGCCGAAGACATGGCGATCGGTCTGGTGCACGACTTCCAGTATCGGGAGGGCACCTTCGTCACCGGATATCTCAATCCGCGACGTATCGAGCTAAATGCGCCGCTGGAGGATTTCTTCTTCAATCCCGGTCAGGCTGAGCTGTTCGGCGTGTCGCCGCAGGGCGAGGTGCAGGTGATCCACCTGGATGCGCGCCAACGAATCGGCGGCTTGCCTTTGCAGGGGCGCCCACACATGGGCACGGCCGTCACCTGGCGTCGCCAGGGGGTGACGCTGATGGCCAGCACCAACCTTAAGCTACCGGAAGTTGCGGTGATCGACCCGCAGCGGCGCGAGCGGGTGCAAAGCATTGCCCTGCAAGGGCCGGGGGTTTTTCTCGCTGGCCATGAGAACAGTCGCTACCTGTTCGTCGATTCGATGCTGGCGGTCGATTCGCGGCATGTGCTGCAGGCGATTGACCGGGACACCCTGGAGGTCGCCTGGCGCTTCGCGGCCGAGCCGGAAGACACGCTGGCGCACGTCGAATTCACCCGCGACGGTCGTTACGCGCTGGCCAGCCTGTGGCGCGACGACGGCGCCGTGATCGTGTTCGATACGCAGAGCCTGAAAGAGGTCAAACGTCTGCCAATGAAGCGGCCGGAGGGCACATACAGCGTCTGGCGTGGCATCGAGGCCCAGCAGGGCGCTGCGCGTTAGCGTCAGCCGGCTGGCCGGGCGTTCGTCGGCGGCTGCGCTTGCAGCGGGTCGCTGCCCCTTTGACCGCCGTCATGGGCTAGAATACGCGCCCCGACTGCTCCCCTCTTCGAGGCTGTTCCGACGATGTTGATTCTGCGCGGCGCTCCCGCTCTTTCCGCCTTCCGTCACGGCAAGCTCCTGGCACAACTGACCGAGAAGGTCCCCGCCGTGAGCGGGTTGTATGCCGAGTTCGCCCATTTCGCCGAGGTTTCCGGCGCGCTTGGCGCGGAAGAGCAGCAGGTCCTGACCCGCCTGCTCAAGTACGGCCCCAGCGTGCCGGTGCAGGAGCCAGCCGGTCGGCTGTTCCTGGTGGTGCCGCGTTTCGGCACCATCTCGCCCTGGTCGAGCAAGGCCAGCGACATCGCCCACAACTGCGGTCTGGAGAAGATCCAGCGCCTGGAGCGCGGCATCGCCTACTACGTGCAGGGTGAGCTGTCCGACAGCGACGCCGCACTCGTCGCCGCCGCGTTGCATGACCGCATGACCCAGCTGGTGCTCGGCCGCTTCGAGGAAGCCGCCAACCTGTTCAGCCATGCCCAGCCCAAGCCGCTCACTGCCGTGGATGTGCTCGGCGGCGGTCGCGCCGCGCTGGAAAAGGCCAACGTCGAGCTGGGCCTGGCGCTGGCCGAAGACGAGATCGACTATCTGGTACAGGCCTTCACCGGACTGGCACGCAACCCGCACGACATCGAACTGATGATGTTCGCCCAGGCCAACTCCGAGCACTGCCGTCACAAGATCTTCAATGCCAGCTGGGACATCGACGGCGAAAGCCAGGATAAGTCTCTGTTCGGCATGATCAAGAACACCTACCAGCTGCACAACGAGGGCGTGCTATCGGCCTACAAGGACAACGCCGCCGTCATCGTCGGCAGTGTTGCTGGTCGCTTCTATCCGAATCCGGAGACGCGCGAGTACGCTGCGAGCCAGGAGCCGGTGCACATCCTGATGAAGGTGGAGACCCACAACCACCCGACGGCCATCGCGCCGTTCCCCGGTGCCTCCACCGGCTCCGGCGGCGAAATCCGCGACGAGGGTGCGACCGGGCGTGGCGCCAAGCCCAAGGCCGGTCTGACGGGCTTCACCGTCTCCAACCTGAATATCCCCGGTTTCGAGCAGCCCTGGGAGAAGCCCTACGGCAAGCCCGAGCGCATCGTCACGCCGCTGGACATCATGATCGAGGGCCCCTTGGGCGGCGCCGCGTTCAACAACGAGTTCGGCCGCCCGGCGCTGACCGGTTATTTCCGCACCTTCGAGCAGGCGATCGACTCGCCGCGCGGCGAGGAAGTACGCGGCTACCACAAGCCGATCATGCTTGCCGGCGGCATGGGCAACATCCGTGAAGATCATGTGCAGAAGGGCGAGATCTCGGTCGGCGGCAAGCTGATCGTGCTCGGCGGCCCGGCCATGCTGATCGGCCTGGGCGGCGGTGCAGCGTCGTCGATGGCCACTGGTACCAGTTCGGCTGACCTGGACTTTGCCTCGGTGCAGCGCGACAACCCGGAAATGGAACGTCGCTGCCAGGAAGTCATCGACCGCTGCTGGCAACTGGGCGAGCACAACCCGATCAAGTTCATCCACGATGTCGGCGCCGGCGGCCTGTCCAACGCCTTCCCCGAACTGGTCAACGATGGCGGTCGCGGTGGTCGCTTCGAGCTGCGCAACATCCCCAACGACGAGCCGGGCATGGCCCCGCACGAAATCTGGTGCAACGAGTCCCAGGAGCGCTACGTGCTCTCGGTCGATGCCGTCGATCTGGAGCGCTTCGCGGCGATCTGCGAGCGCGAGCGCTGCCCCTTCGCGGTCGTCGGCGAGGCCACCGAGGAAGCGCACCTGACCGTCGCCGACAGCCACTTCGGCAACAAGCCGGTGGACATGCCGCTCAACGTGCTGCTCGGCAAGGCGCCGCGCATGCATCGCAGCGCACAGCGCGAAGCCGGGCAGGGCGATGATTTCAACGCCGCGTCGGTCTACCTCGACGAGGCCGTGGGCCGCGTGCTTCGCCACCCGGCAGTGGCGAGCAAAAGCTTTTTGATCACCATCGGCGACCGCAGCATCACCGGCCTGGTGGCGCGCGACCAGATGGTCGGCCCCTGGCAGGTGCCGGTGGCCGATTGCGCAGTGACCGCCGCCAGCTATGACGTCTACACCGGGGAGGCGATGGCGATGGGCGAGCGCACGCCGCTGGCCCTGCTCGACGCGCCGGCCTCGGGGCGCATGGCGATCGGCGAGACGCTAACCAACCTGGCCGCGGCACGCATCGAGAAGCTCTCCGATATCAAGCTGTCGGCCAACTGGATGGCCGCTGCCGGTCACCCGGGCGAGGATGCGCGGCTGTACGACACCGTGCGTGCCGTCGGCATGGAGCTGTGCCCGCAACTGGGCCTGACCATCCCGGTGGGCAAGGACTCGATGTCGATGAAAACGCGCTGGTCGGACGAGGGCGCCGAGAAGAGCGTGACCTCGCCGCTGTCGCTGATCGTGTCCGGCTTCGCGCCGGTGGTCGACGTCCGCCAGACCCTGACCCCGCAGCTGCGTCTGGACAAGGGCGCCACCGACCTGATCCTGATCGACCTCGGCCGTGGGCAGAACCGCCTGGGCGGCTCGATCCTCGCCCAGGTCTACGGCAAGCTCGGCCGTGAAGTGCCGGATGTCGATGATGCCGAGGACCTGCGCGCGTTCTTCGCGGTCATCCAGGGGCTTAATGCCGATGGCCTGC belongs to Pseudomonas phenolilytica and includes:
- the purL gene encoding phosphoribosylformylglycinamidine synthase, which translates into the protein MLILRGAPALSAFRHGKLLAQLTEKVPAVSGLYAEFAHFAEVSGALGAEEQQVLTRLLKYGPSVPVQEPAGRLFLVVPRFGTISPWSSKASDIAHNCGLEKIQRLERGIAYYVQGELSDSDAALVAAALHDRMTQLVLGRFEEAANLFSHAQPKPLTAVDVLGGGRAALEKANVELGLALAEDEIDYLVQAFTGLARNPHDIELMMFAQANSEHCRHKIFNASWDIDGESQDKSLFGMIKNTYQLHNEGVLSAYKDNAAVIVGSVAGRFYPNPETREYAASQEPVHILMKVETHNHPTAIAPFPGASTGSGGEIRDEGATGRGAKPKAGLTGFTVSNLNIPGFEQPWEKPYGKPERIVTPLDIMIEGPLGGAAFNNEFGRPALTGYFRTFEQAIDSPRGEEVRGYHKPIMLAGGMGNIREDHVQKGEISVGGKLIVLGGPAMLIGLGGGAASSMATGTSSADLDFASVQRDNPEMERRCQEVIDRCWQLGEHNPIKFIHDVGAGGLSNAFPELVNDGGRGGRFELRNIPNDEPGMAPHEIWCNESQERYVLSVDAVDLERFAAICERERCPFAVVGEATEEAHLTVADSHFGNKPVDMPLNVLLGKAPRMHRSAQREAGQGDDFNAASVYLDEAVGRVLRHPAVASKSFLITIGDRSITGLVARDQMVGPWQVPVADCAVTAASYDVYTGEAMAMGERTPLALLDAPASGRMAIGETLTNLAAARIEKLSDIKLSANWMAAAGHPGEDARLYDTVRAVGMELCPQLGLTIPVGKDSMSMKTRWSDEGAEKSVTSPLSLIVSGFAPVVDVRQTLTPQLRLDKGATDLILIDLGRGQNRLGGSILAQVYGKLGREVPDVDDAEDLRAFFAVIQGLNADGLLQAYHDRSDGGLLTTVLEMAFAGHCGLDLNLDSLLDDADDVPAVLFSEELGAVIQVRQDDTEIVLAQFSAAGLGDCVAVIGQPTNNGYVSIRLAGSEVFSGDRRLLQRQWAETSYQIQRLRDNADCADQEFDALLEEDNPGLSVKLGFDVNQDIAAPYIKRGVRPQVAVLREQGVNGQVEMAAAFDRAGFAAVDVHMSDILAGRVSLEAFKGLVACGGFSYGDVLGAGEGWAKSILFHAGARDAFQAFFERKDSFALGVCNGCQMMSNLHELIPGTENWPHFVRNRSEQFEARVAMVQVQDSPSILLQGMAGSRMPIAIAHGEGHAEFASEEALLQADLSGTVALRYIDNHGKVTERYPANPNGSPRGITGLTSRDGRVTIMMPHPERVVRAVTNSWRPDEWREDGGWMRLFRNARVWVD
- a CDS encoding amino acid ABC transporter ATP-binding protein → MSDTVARPEQASEPVIQMQGVHKWYGQFHVLKDINLSVRQGERIVLCGPSGSGKSTTIRCLNRLEEHQQGRIVINGVELTSDLKQIEAIRSEVGMVFQHFNLFPHLTVLQNCTLAPMWVRKLPRRQAEEIAMHYLERVRIPEQAGKYPGQLSGGQQQRVAIARALCMKPKIMLFDEPTSALDPEMVKEVLDTMIALAESGMTMLCVTHEMGFARTVADRVIFMDRGEIVEQAEPEVFFSNPVNDRTKLFLSQILH
- a CDS encoding amino acid ABC transporter permease; the encoded protein is MTTHRFKPDLPPPSSNLGAIGWLRANLFSGVGNTLLTLLGLYVVWLVIPPLLDWAVFSADWTGETRADCTREGACWVFVQTRFSQFMYGFYPAELRWRVDLSVWLAILGATPFFLRQMPHKVRYGFAYLLIYPVLAYWLLHGGFLGLQTVPTSQWGGLMLTIVIAAVGIAGALPMGILLALGRRSDMPAIRVLCVTFIEFWRGVPLITVLFMSSVMLPLFLPEGMNLDKLMRAMLMVIFFEAAYIAEVVRGGLQAIPRGQYEAAAAMGLGYWRSMLLVILPQALKLVIPGIVNTFIALFKDTSLVIIIGLFDFLNSIKRATADPAWLGMSTEGYVFAALVYWLFCFGMSRYSMHLERKLDTGHRN
- a CDS encoding amino acid ABC transporter permease, with translation MRSTESRLVRRSPLTDPRVRAWVFQVLAVAVVVAFGWFLFINTQANLAHRGITSGFGFLDNAAGFGISQHLIDYSESDSYGRVFWVGLLNTLLVSVIGIILATLIGFALGVARLSSNWLIRQLATLYIETFRNIPPLLQIFFVYFAVIGPLPGPRDSLSLGGVIFLNNRGVQLPAPSAAEGFWPFWLALLVAVLAVVVLARWARARRHATGQPFPLLWSSLGLLVAIPTLSVLLWGAPFDWEVPQLQRFNIRGGWIVIPELVSIVLALAVYTAAFIGETVRAGIQAVSHGQSEAAASLGLRTGQTLRLVIIPQALRVIVPPLTSQYLNLAKNSSLAAAIGYPDMVSLFAGTVLNQTGQAIETMAITMSVYLAISISISLLMNWYNRRIALIER
- a CDS encoding GGDEF domain-containing protein, which translates into the protein MKLLQQPVDLLQLSQMRLMQHVDIGHLRMLADRFELCEMAVDEVLLSPRSVNRFLYLLLEGQLTVHLDTLDSPALRLIEPCECAGEVSFIDRLPPPTYVVASQPSRLLRLHNRDFVCLTTSPRLMRNLVGLLCERVRLSDRLIIDSEHNANVDMLTGVFNRRWLEHIFERERARCAFSQLPLCLLMLDVDHFKAYNDKYGHLAGDHALLMVARTLGGQLRPKDSLIRFGGEEFVILLPELDTAEARLIGERLLRSIEQVSTFDTAIGALPGVTVSIGLAQMQADDELTNLIDRADKALYQAKQQGRNRLCV
- a CDS encoding cytochrome D1 domain-containing protein; its protein translation is MSKRRKSGVMRSLQGLVAGLLASLLATAAQGRESWREQDIRASRQVLREATMAQAPVYQADPLGLMLVVETGDSHITILDGDKFDPLHRFATRAQLHGSPTFTRDGRYAFFVSRDGWVTKYDLWTLEVVAEVRAGLDTRNIAVDPTGEHVAVANYQPHTLVLLDGDLNLLKSMSALDQKTQRSSRVSAVYSVPSRRSFVVAMKDIAELWEVSYDPQAEDMAIGLVHDFQYREGTFVTGYLNPRRIELNAPLEDFFFNPGQAELFGVSPQGEVQVIHLDARQRIGGLPLQGRPHMGTAVTWRRQGVTLMASTNLKLPEVAVIDPQRRERVQSIALQGPGVFLAGHENSRYLFVDSMLAVDSRHVLQAIDRDTLEVAWRFAAEPEDTLAHVEFTRDGRYALASLWRDDGAVIVFDTQSLKEVKRLPMKRPEGTYSVWRGIEAQQGAAR
- a CDS encoding amino acid ABC transporter substrate-binding protein, which translates into the protein MMRVKSTLAVLSAATLFAISGAAHAGATLDAVKKKGFVQCGISDGLPGFSFADAKGQYKGIDVDVCRAVAAAVFGDAGKVKFSPLTAKERFTALQSGEIDMLSRNTTWTSSRDSAMGLNFTGVTYYDGQGFLVNKELGVSSAKELDGATVCIQAGTTTELNLSDYFRSNGLKYTPITYDTSDESAKSLESGRCDVLTSDQSQLYAQRIKLANPDHYVVLPEVISKEPLGPAVRQGDEEWFDIVRWTLFALLNAEELGVTSANVEKTAKETKNPDVARLLGGEGEYGKDLKLPADWAVQIVKQVGNYGEIFERNVGAGSELKIERGLNALWNKGGLQYAPPVR
- a CDS encoding alpha/beta hydrolase, coding for MSEPLIIEPTRQADACVIWLHGLGADRYDFQPVAEALQQRLLSTRFVLPQAPTRPVTINGGWQMPSWYDIQALSPARAINRDELEESTELVIRLIEAQRDSGIDPARIFLAGFSQGGAVVLHTAYLRWPGTLGGVIALSTYAPTFSENLQLAETARRQPVLCLHGSRDDVVPLPMGRAAYECLQAAGVAASWRDYPMGHEVLPQEIRDIGEWLAERLA